From a region of the Chitinophaga caseinilytica genome:
- a CDS encoding CHAT domain-containing protein has product MKKIIIAFANLPQAPLQSVTEEDEGIHNTLIAANRGDYSVHRESFATVSNINNAFSTYGAEIAIFHYAGHAGEQSLLFTDQAASGQGLAYLLKPSADAGALRLVILNGCSTGAQVDQLLALGVPAVIATSAAVNDLSARIFGVEFFKNVCTKGMSIRQAFDAALKSAQLASQVPLGVDAPPARDLNLPGKTPREPFWGLFFNNAAAVDVNPLPSEPNKPLPPYEPNAQLTQALFNALVKDGNLPAKQIDDRRQTEIIEDNMLQKTILDVLPHPIAIQLKTLFAAEYGAEGLKQPGIKRLEQIGRAFHIASEFMGIIMISQLWELKITQKVENLPDEMMELLDKYFGLSIADRSVYDYSALIRSIRKYIDSLADVQYFVSELSTLRDDDPQNQPFSEACVFLQYIRSVTYTGFGAAGGQKVPEAEVPALCIRAEDMLSTVFERLGFLHRYTLTSIQNIRINKYRHDTLTVFDHQVVKLMNSNASHEINYYLLAHHLDNSGVVLTKQMLPVFNVERRQYKGDSLEFLNLSPLVVDVNTFESRSDRSNLVIFGQYQPADDTYVFRTVPKPDEPLDHVRININRRFARNEQQEQGRYEAICQQLIAFRQFAQQALTPAP; this is encoded by the coding sequence ATGAAAAAGATCATTATTGCCTTTGCAAATCTTCCACAGGCCCCGTTGCAATCGGTGACGGAGGAAGACGAGGGCATCCATAATACCCTGATCGCCGCCAACCGGGGAGATTACAGCGTTCACCGGGAGTCTTTCGCCACCGTTTCCAACATCAACAATGCATTTTCCACTTACGGTGCGGAGATCGCCATTTTCCACTATGCCGGCCACGCCGGCGAACAATCCCTCCTGTTTACCGATCAGGCCGCTAGCGGGCAGGGCCTCGCTTACCTGTTGAAGCCCAGTGCAGACGCCGGCGCCCTCCGCCTGGTGATCCTCAACGGCTGCTCTACGGGCGCGCAGGTAGACCAGCTGCTGGCACTGGGCGTTCCGGCGGTGATCGCCACTTCGGCTGCGGTGAATGATTTGTCGGCCCGGATTTTCGGTGTGGAATTTTTTAAAAACGTCTGTACCAAGGGAATGAGCATCCGCCAGGCGTTCGACGCCGCGCTGAAATCGGCGCAGCTCGCGTCGCAGGTACCGCTGGGCGTAGACGCGCCGCCCGCCCGCGATCTCAACCTGCCCGGAAAAACGCCGCGCGAACCGTTCTGGGGGCTGTTTTTCAATAATGCCGCGGCGGTGGACGTAAACCCGCTGCCCAGCGAGCCCAACAAGCCCCTGCCGCCGTACGAGCCCAACGCCCAGCTGACCCAGGCACTGTTTAACGCGCTGGTGAAAGACGGCAATCTGCCCGCCAAACAGATCGACGACCGGCGGCAAACCGAGATCATCGAAGACAATATGTTACAGAAAACGATCCTCGACGTGCTGCCCCACCCCATCGCCATTCAGCTTAAAACGCTATTTGCGGCGGAATATGGCGCTGAGGGACTGAAGCAGCCCGGCATCAAACGGCTCGAGCAGATCGGGCGGGCGTTCCACATCGCGTCGGAGTTCATGGGGATTATCATGATCTCGCAGTTGTGGGAGTTGAAAATCACGCAAAAAGTGGAAAACCTGCCGGATGAAATGATGGAACTGCTCGATAAATATTTCGGTCTTTCCATCGCCGACCGCTCCGTGTACGATTATTCGGCGCTGATCCGGTCTATCCGCAAATACATCGATTCGCTGGCAGATGTGCAATATTTCGTGAGCGAGCTGTCCACCCTGCGCGACGACGATCCGCAGAACCAGCCTTTCAGCGAGGCCTGCGTGTTCCTGCAATACATCCGATCGGTCACGTACACGGGTTTCGGGGCGGCGGGCGGCCAGAAGGTCCCCGAGGCGGAAGTGCCCGCACTTTGCATCCGGGCGGAAGACATGCTCAGCACGGTGTTCGAGCGGCTGGGGTTCCTCCATCGCTACACGCTCACCAGCATCCAGAATATCCGCATCAACAAATACCGGCACGATACCCTCACCGTGTTCGACCACCAGGTGGTCAAACTCATGAACTCCAACGCCAGCCACGAAATCAACTATTACCTGCTCGCTCATCACCTGGACAATAGCGGCGTGGTGCTCACCAAGCAGATGCTGCCCGTTTTCAACGTGGAAAGGCGCCAGTACAAAGGCGATTCGCTGGAATTCCTCAACCTTTCGCCCCTCGTGGTAGACGTGAACACCTTCGAAAGCCGGTCTGACCGCTCCAACCTCGTCATATTCGGGCAATACCAACCGGCAGACGATACCTACGTTTTCCGGACGGTCCCCAAGCCCGACGAGCCGCTCGACCATGTGCGCATCAACATCAACCGTCGTTTTGCGCGGAACGAGCAGCAGGAACAGGGCCGGTACGAAGCCATCTGCCAACAACTCATCGCCTTCCGGCAGTTCGCCCAGCAGGCATTAACCCCGGCACCGTAA
- a CDS encoding caspase family protein, with amino-acid sequence MSKGYSLHIGVNKLDKTHYFDVPELKAAVADAKFWKAFAEQNGYKAKKLHNDEATASAVLTALADYAKLLQAGDILLLTYAGHGSQIGNDKVTGLDNERNDQTWCLYDRELLDDELFEAFREFGDGTRILIVSDSCHSGTIARVAKSPKPSASTSPPAWKTRRKCAASDPGNCR; translated from the coding sequence ATGTCTAAAGGCTATTCCCTGCACATCGGGGTGAACAAACTGGACAAGACGCATTATTTCGACGTGCCCGAACTGAAAGCGGCCGTTGCCGATGCGAAATTCTGGAAAGCGTTCGCGGAGCAGAACGGCTATAAAGCCAAAAAACTCCACAACGATGAAGCTACCGCATCCGCCGTGCTGACCGCCCTCGCGGATTATGCAAAGCTATTGCAGGCGGGAGACATCCTCCTGCTCACATACGCCGGCCACGGCAGTCAGATCGGTAACGATAAAGTGACGGGGCTGGACAACGAGCGGAACGACCAGACCTGGTGCCTGTACGACCGGGAACTGCTGGACGACGAGCTGTTCGAAGCCTTCCGCGAATTCGGGGACGGTACGCGTATTCTTATCGTGTCGGACAGTTGTCATTCGGGCACCATCGCCCGGGTGGCGAAATCCCCCAAACCCTCAGCGAGCACCTCGCCGCCGGCCTGGAAAACGCGACGGAAATGCGCGGCCTCAGATCCCGGAAACTGCCGCTGA
- a CDS encoding S8/S53 family peptidase codes for MRGLRSRKLPLKQEQDIMETYGPTVYGPLQDQFRSTAQAANVKAAVKLLAACQDDQTTFDGESNGVFTESFIELFRKAATRKKNAPELIDAIRERYYYPRPNFFEYGAIIPSFDAAFPFQIDIPDAAVVKGSRKPDLKPTPAGRNLTKEEEWDEVKVKRNAQLLVTWKVPPAKDIDPGKDIDILEKGADYLVLEMKTTPHEHSWSAAHALRQSLLAAGLEAVVEPIMSVSPAQDKRATREGDANNPDYIREWPPAMGEAAIGWHLGDAHSQLAKATAEVRATPGAHVRIAHLDTGYIAGHPALPENLDLQRQRNFVSKENPDLAQDKPESGQDGHGLGTVVLLAGGKVTKTQTFGEYEGYIGGAPVATVVPCRISESVVIMNDRTFAEAIDYAIGEGCEVVSMSMAGKPSQRMARAVNRAYEAGIVVVSAASNCWYKGTGALLPKCVLFPAAFERVIAATGAMYDHKPYDVDFLREGSERAISTQYMQGSWGPASRMTRALAGYTPNTPWASSVHPFVRSGGGTSSATPQVAATAALYIARHRNEMEQKGYYDEGKKWMKVEAVRHALFTSAAKGNVFADWKKYYGNGIIRAWDALQVPVAEPSTLVQSPSAESTWWGIVEIVGSFFKRRKLFRSTTPVPPEEALAAELLHLLQTDPQFYELFSRIDLSNPVEIEATIGQPGFRDKVLASPYASSWLKEAMMM; via the coding sequence ATGCGCGGCCTCAGATCCCGGAAACTGCCGCTGAAACAGGAACAGGATATTATGGAGACGTATGGCCCTACGGTGTACGGTCCGCTGCAAGACCAGTTCCGCTCAACGGCCCAGGCGGCGAACGTGAAAGCGGCGGTGAAGCTGCTGGCCGCCTGCCAGGACGATCAGACTACTTTCGATGGTGAATCCAACGGCGTGTTCACCGAATCGTTCATCGAACTGTTCCGCAAAGCGGCCACCCGCAAGAAAAACGCGCCGGAACTGATAGACGCCATCCGTGAAAGATATTATTATCCCCGCCCCAATTTCTTCGAATACGGCGCCATCATCCCGTCTTTCGACGCGGCATTCCCGTTCCAGATCGATATTCCCGATGCGGCGGTCGTAAAAGGTTCCCGCAAGCCGGACCTCAAACCTACGCCCGCAGGCCGTAACCTCACGAAAGAAGAGGAGTGGGACGAAGTGAAGGTGAAAAGGAACGCGCAGTTGCTCGTTACCTGGAAAGTGCCGCCCGCCAAAGACATCGATCCCGGAAAAGACATCGATATCCTCGAAAAAGGCGCGGATTACCTCGTGCTGGAAATGAAAACCACCCCGCACGAGCACAGCTGGAGCGCGGCGCACGCCCTTCGCCAGAGCCTCCTGGCCGCGGGCCTGGAAGCCGTCGTGGAACCGATCATGAGCGTGTCGCCCGCGCAGGACAAGCGCGCTACCCGCGAGGGAGACGCCAACAACCCGGACTACATCCGGGAATGGCCGCCCGCCATGGGCGAGGCTGCCATCGGCTGGCACCTTGGCGATGCGCATTCCCAGCTCGCCAAAGCCACAGCAGAAGTGCGGGCCACGCCCGGCGCCCACGTCCGCATCGCGCACCTGGACACCGGTTACATCGCCGGCCATCCCGCGCTGCCGGAAAACCTGGACCTCCAGCGCCAGCGCAACTTCGTGAGCAAGGAAAATCCCGATTTGGCGCAGGATAAACCCGAATCCGGGCAAGACGGCCACGGCTTGGGCACGGTTGTTTTGCTGGCGGGCGGTAAAGTGACGAAAACACAGACGTTCGGGGAATACGAAGGTTATATCGGCGGCGCCCCGGTAGCAACGGTGGTGCCTTGCAGGATTTCCGAATCGGTGGTGATCATGAACGACCGCACTTTCGCCGAAGCGATCGACTATGCGATCGGGGAGGGCTGCGAAGTAGTGTCGATGTCCATGGCGGGGAAGCCCAGCCAGCGGATGGCGCGGGCGGTGAACCGGGCTTACGAGGCGGGGATCGTGGTGGTGTCTGCCGCCAGCAACTGCTGGTACAAGGGCACGGGCGCCCTGTTGCCGAAATGCGTCCTTTTCCCGGCGGCTTTCGAGCGGGTGATCGCGGCCACCGGCGCCATGTACGATCATAAGCCCTACGATGTGGACTTCCTGCGCGAAGGCTCCGAGCGGGCCATCAGCACGCAATACATGCAGGGCTCCTGGGGCCCGGCATCGCGGATGACGCGCGCCCTGGCCGGCTATACGCCGAATACGCCCTGGGCTTCTTCCGTTCACCCGTTCGTGCGGAGCGGCGGCGGCACCTCGTCGGCCACCCCGCAGGTGGCGGCCACGGCGGCGCTCTACATTGCCCGGCACCGGAACGAAATGGAGCAGAAAGGATATTATGACGAAGGGAAGAAATGGATGAAAGTGGAAGCCGTTCGCCATGCGCTTTTTACCAGCGCCGCGAAAGGGAACGTTTTCGCCGACTGGAAGAAATATTACGGGAACGGGATCATCCGCGCCTGGGACGCCCTGCAGGTACCGGTGGCGGAACCCTCTACGCTGGTGCAGTCGCCCTCGGCCGAAAGCACCTGGTGGGGGATCGTGGAGATTGTAGGCTCGTTCTTCAAGCGCCGCAAACTCTTC
- a CDS encoding ATP-binding protein has translation MNSILNSPFKFLDPYGREDYNIFFGRDEEVNALYQHIHKNRLVLVYGTSGTGKTSIVQCGLQNRMDDTDWFPLFIRRGDQLVDSLLSATQSAADPFSGEMPTNSLAGGKGYKQAPSVLRSRSAGDAAQKVYEALKGINLRYLRSVYLIFDQFEELLIMGTEEEKKTIIEIIDHILYDPDLQFCNFLFIMREEFFAGLSPFERAIPDFCDRRLRIETMNNRNVEEVILKSCERFNIRLEQGADNAKEIINVLQDRQSVSLPYLQIYLDQLWRTVYMNTPNKPEPSGSAWPPLTVNSAIIRQFGSLQDVLDRFMHERIHVIQEQLEKDFPDIEDDFVANALDAFVTSEGTKRPLPYARVNNGIWFTGLVPPYLQGRSAALMTSCLTELEKNKILRSDGQTYELAHDILAGLIDNRRTEEQRKTGFTEKQIISRYEGFKNNTSELLSLREIASYEPYMKRLSLPAEVVEFYRTSVNKRHADQLKEKRQKFRQRLWRYSWVIGVLLVVGITVVTLYIQSLRRAFNRNESLVYMGFDLAGKDAREALGLFKVFRDKVYGEDAKMVDEKLQEIMQLQKSQALFAVSTYTLPFVKVDALDIDLSDDGKLVLYNFLPKETQDSLKSYQISTIQGANLMKFDSVPYAYFVNGSNLVAVSKRTIREELVSTGLSTKGNSRSNRMRAMYWLRNEGFLYDPAKDETIRIPLETGQQLHDVSEILKYANDEHESYHIQATASGNLIVPYVENGRDRIMLLNKYGKVFARFAASSTVTVSRDRRKFMYLEYSLGYYPELHVISETGVELHRISGEITFTDFTDDGSPLWGSPSICNILNGADTLIYDAPFNRDIHYAYANLATEMFAVVLGNSPINAFAFSKVNGVNVSNFNNGATESLTGTPIGIHMGKGFAIMLRNTHSGPGATSDAADTIFRYDIRKKTPPRQYVVPEGVKDQLFNAASGDVMVYTQNNRLLVLDSNLTLKKGLLITSNDLFGMANGGQTYFYARDRYLTIFHNDTSRLNVFDPASIWAKLYAPGSPVQPITDKKQLRELGLHFK, from the coding sequence ATGAACAGCATCCTCAATAGCCCCTTCAAATTCCTCGACCCTTACGGCAGGGAAGACTACAACATCTTTTTCGGCCGCGACGAAGAAGTGAACGCCCTCTACCAGCACATCCACAAAAACCGCCTCGTGCTCGTGTACGGCACCAGCGGCACGGGTAAAACGAGCATCGTGCAATGCGGGCTGCAAAACCGGATGGACGATACCGACTGGTTCCCCCTGTTTATCCGCCGCGGCGATCAGCTGGTGGATTCGCTGCTGTCTGCCACGCAATCCGCCGCCGATCCCTTTTCCGGGGAGATGCCGACCAACTCGCTGGCGGGCGGAAAGGGGTATAAACAGGCGCCGTCCGTATTGCGCAGCCGCAGCGCGGGAGACGCAGCGCAGAAGGTTTACGAGGCGCTCAAAGGCATCAATCTCCGTTACCTCAGGTCGGTTTACCTCATTTTCGACCAGTTCGAGGAATTGCTGATCATGGGAACGGAAGAGGAAAAGAAAACGATCATCGAGATCATCGACCATATTCTATACGACCCCGATCTCCAGTTCTGCAATTTCCTGTTCATCATGCGGGAAGAATTCTTCGCGGGCCTGAGCCCTTTCGAGCGCGCCATCCCGGATTTCTGCGACCGGCGGCTGCGCATCGAGACGATGAACAACCGGAACGTGGAAGAAGTGATCCTCAAAAGCTGCGAGCGCTTCAACATCCGGCTGGAACAGGGCGCGGATAACGCCAAAGAGATCATCAACGTGTTGCAGGACCGGCAGTCCGTATCGCTCCCCTATCTGCAAATCTACCTCGACCAGCTCTGGCGCACGGTTTACATGAACACGCCCAACAAGCCGGAGCCTTCCGGTTCCGCCTGGCCGCCACTGACGGTGAACAGTGCCATCATCCGGCAGTTCGGCAGTTTGCAGGATGTTCTGGACCGTTTCATGCATGAGCGGATCCATGTGATACAGGAGCAGCTGGAAAAGGATTTCCCGGATATAGAAGATGATTTCGTGGCCAATGCGCTCGATGCATTCGTGACCAGCGAAGGCACGAAACGGCCGCTGCCGTATGCCCGCGTGAACAACGGCATATGGTTTACCGGCCTGGTGCCGCCGTATTTGCAGGGGCGGTCGGCGGCGCTGATGACGAGTTGTTTGACCGAACTGGAGAAGAATAAAATTTTACGGAGCGATGGACAGACGTATGAACTGGCGCACGATATCCTCGCAGGGTTGATAGACAACCGCAGGACGGAGGAGCAGCGGAAAACGGGGTTCACCGAAAAGCAGATCATCAGCCGGTACGAAGGGTTCAAGAATAATACCAGCGAACTGTTGAGCCTCCGCGAGATCGCCTCCTACGAACCGTATATGAAACGCCTGAGCCTGCCGGCGGAGGTGGTGGAGTTTTACAGGACCAGCGTGAACAAAAGGCATGCAGACCAGCTGAAGGAAAAGCGCCAGAAGTTCCGGCAACGGCTGTGGCGGTACAGTTGGGTGATCGGCGTGCTGCTGGTGGTGGGGATCACGGTGGTAACGCTGTACATCCAGTCGCTGCGCCGCGCGTTCAACCGCAATGAAAGCCTTGTGTACATGGGGTTCGACCTCGCCGGCAAAGACGCCCGGGAAGCCCTGGGGCTTTTCAAGGTGTTCCGGGATAAAGTGTATGGGGAAGATGCGAAAATGGTGGACGAGAAACTGCAGGAAATCATGCAGCTGCAGAAATCGCAGGCTTTGTTCGCCGTTTCCACCTATACCCTGCCGTTCGTGAAAGTAGACGCGCTGGACATCGACCTGTCTGACGACGGGAAGCTCGTGTTATACAACTTCCTGCCCAAGGAAACGCAGGACTCGCTGAAATCATATCAAATCAGCACCATCCAGGGTGCCAACCTCATGAAATTCGATTCCGTGCCGTACGCTTATTTCGTCAATGGATCCAACCTGGTGGCGGTGAGCAAGCGCACCATCCGCGAAGAACTGGTATCTACCGGACTATCGACCAAAGGCAATTCGCGCAGCAACCGCATGCGGGCGATGTACTGGCTCCGGAATGAAGGGTTCCTGTACGACCCCGCAAAAGATGAAACCATCCGCATTCCCCTGGAAACGGGGCAGCAGTTGCACGATGTCTCCGAAATCCTGAAATATGCGAACGACGAACATGAATCCTATCACATCCAGGCCACGGCTTCCGGCAACCTCATCGTGCCATATGTTGAAAACGGCAGGGACAGGATCATGTTGCTGAACAAATACGGAAAGGTGTTTGCAAGGTTCGCGGCATCGTCTACCGTCACGGTTTCCCGCGACCGCCGCAAGTTCATGTACCTGGAATACAGTCTCGGCTACTACCCGGAATTGCACGTTATCAGCGAAACCGGCGTGGAACTGCACCGCATTTCCGGCGAAATCACTTTCACCGATTTCACGGACGATGGCTCCCCGCTTTGGGGCTCACCCAGCATCTGCAATATCCTGAACGGTGCCGACACGCTGATTTACGACGCCCCTTTCAACCGCGACATTCACTATGCCTATGCCAACCTGGCTACGGAAATGTTTGCCGTGGTACTGGGGAACAGCCCCATCAACGCGTTCGCATTCAGTAAAGTAAATGGTGTGAACGTCTCCAATTTCAACAACGGCGCTACGGAATCGCTGACCGGCACGCCCATCGGGATCCATATGGGGAAAGGCTTCGCCATCATGCTGCGGAACACCCATTCCGGGCCAGGCGCCACCAGCGATGCCGCAGACACCATTTTCAGGTACGATATCCGGAAGAAAACGCCGCCACGGCAGTACGTAGTTCCGGAAGGGGTGAAAGATCAACTTTTCAACGCGGCTTCCGGCGATGTGATGGTGTACACGCAAAACAACCGGCTTTTGGTGCTGGATAGCAATCTTACCCTCAAAAAAGGCCTGCTGATCACCTCGAACGATCTTTTCGGGATGGCAAACGGCGGACAAACCTACTTCTACGCCCGCGACCGCTACCTGACGATCTTCCATAACGACACTTCGCGCCTGAACGTTTTCGACCCCGCATCGATCTGGGCGAAACTGTATGCGCCGGGGTCGCCGGTGCAGCCCATTACGGATAAGAAGCAGTTACGGGAGTTGGGGCTGCATTTCAAGTAA
- a CDS encoding caspase family protein, which produces MRGASWPQLSSCLLSPAQHRRPPAARQIRRFRWRPLAWLPPTFDNFTQKIFTHFADAKAGDICVFFYSGHGSQTPAPPEFHRNNPSRKLQTIVCADSRTTARDLTNKEFAYLLWKAFGKTDAHCLVITDCCHSGGNTRALAPVGAAGEFRPRFQADGDTELSFTDLLGHDVPGFFKLEDGEMKPEIAGYIHFAACRADELAQESWRGGLFTGRLTDTLRANGGATSYRDLMWRLQTVVNTAAADQHPVVFAATNADLDGRFLSGAMLPVVPRYEVLFDVSLQHWKLFAGALEGLAPGAVVEVKDGDFRKEVELQEVDALFSLIDIADLDTASQTARATLVRAAAPRLTMVSAPDPALETALGKERYPLVDVKFGNGESAGYTVFRPEDGSYVLLENGGTLPLFRRTASPEMFLQYAQRVGAWMAALDWKRLDPRLAREHFELTWKVVEGSNRQPVATPATGDLLELHYRDGKQPAFRLSIALKADAPVEKCFVRVLYLGSKFDIYPSLINDGEGPLTRGGAPLELAYIDNGRTVYDIPVSIDEQYRSYNRYRIHDYLKIIVSTAHFDVTKFEQDALELDGPGNRGLGSSRGTDEDTREGVAWSVFTARIATSFEGLEKMMGAGEKAKLGALEIRTPAGFSGKCALIAEGDVPAVASAAWGAGSSGNALDGGMAVLRVEMSGNLRPEEPLSVLLTPPLAEVRQLPPHAVVPFVAEADAYRPVGFQGSSGSVAITEIPETDLRFRRIFLPGKYAGLRIYSRENGSWQQRPGFDPGIPGALLLDGVTGNSELMWQAFSARPNAPAQLLRFDYSPADDLSVVSESLHAAIAGLGAGNVAVITNGIGRQLAQMAEIPQSGAMVFTGDEREGRTSGDLLRMMAFSVRETGVVKTAIPALAATLQLHTEHTPDTVVNGLYPGYLQDEKIITSILHQIIPH; this is translated from the coding sequence ATGCGCGGCGCAAGTTGGCCTCAGCTATCATCCTGCCTATTATCTCCAGCCCAACACCGCCGACCTCCGGCTGCTCGACAAATACGCCGCTTCCGTTGGCGCCCCCTCGCCTGGCTGCCGCCCACTTTCGACAACTTCACACAAAAAATATTCACCCATTTCGCCGACGCAAAAGCCGGAGATATCTGTGTTTTCTTTTACAGCGGACATGGCTCCCAAACGCCTGCGCCGCCTGAATTCCACCGGAACAATCCCAGCCGGAAACTGCAAACGATCGTTTGTGCAGACAGTCGCACCACCGCGCGCGACCTCACCAACAAGGAATTCGCATATTTGCTCTGGAAAGCCTTCGGTAAAACGGATGCGCATTGCCTCGTGATCACGGACTGCTGTCATTCCGGCGGCAATACCCGCGCCCTCGCGCCCGTGGGCGCTGCGGGAGAATTTCGTCCCCGTTTCCAGGCAGACGGCGATACGGAATTGTCCTTTACCGATTTGCTGGGGCACGATGTGCCGGGGTTTTTCAAACTGGAAGACGGGGAGATGAAACCCGAAATAGCCGGGTATATCCACTTCGCGGCCTGCCGGGCCGATGAGCTGGCGCAGGAATCCTGGCGCGGCGGGCTTTTCACAGGGCGACTGACCGATACGCTCCGGGCCAACGGCGGGGCCACCTCGTACCGGGATCTCATGTGGCGGTTACAAACCGTCGTGAATACAGCTGCGGCCGATCAGCATCCGGTCGTTTTCGCGGCAACGAACGCGGACCTCGACGGGAGATTCCTGTCAGGCGCCATGTTGCCCGTTGTACCGCGATATGAAGTTCTGTTCGATGTGAGCCTCCAACACTGGAAACTCTTCGCCGGCGCGCTGGAGGGCCTGGCGCCCGGTGCGGTGGTGGAGGTGAAGGACGGGGATTTCCGGAAGGAAGTGGAACTCCAGGAAGTGGACGCGCTTTTTTCCCTCATAGACATTGCAGACCTCGATACGGCGTCCCAAACGGCGCGGGCAACCCTGGTGCGGGCAGCGGCTCCGCGGTTGACGATGGTTTCAGCGCCCGATCCCGCTTTGGAAACGGCATTGGGAAAAGAACGGTATCCATTGGTGGATGTAAAGTTCGGGAACGGCGAAAGCGCGGGCTATACAGTGTTCCGGCCGGAAGACGGTTCCTATGTATTATTGGAGAACGGTGGTACGCTGCCGCTTTTCCGCAGAACGGCGAGCCCGGAAATGTTCCTGCAATACGCGCAGCGCGTTGGTGCCTGGATGGCTGCGCTGGACTGGAAACGCCTCGATCCCCGGCTGGCCCGCGAACATTTCGAGCTGACGTGGAAAGTGGTGGAAGGGAGTAATCGTCAGCCCGTAGCAACCCCGGCAACGGGCGATCTCCTCGAACTGCATTACCGCGATGGGAAACAGCCCGCGTTTCGCCTCAGCATTGCGTTGAAGGCAGACGCCCCGGTAGAAAAATGCTTCGTTCGCGTGCTGTATCTCGGCAGTAAATTCGATATCTACCCGAGCCTCATAAATGACGGCGAAGGCCCGCTGACACGGGGCGGCGCTCCGCTCGAGCTGGCTTATATCGATAACGGGAGAACGGTGTACGATATTCCCGTGTCCATCGATGAACAATACAGGTCATATAACAGGTACCGCATACACGATTACCTGAAGATCATCGTTTCCACCGCGCATTTCGACGTAACGAAATTCGAACAGGACGCCCTGGAGCTGGATGGCCCGGGGAACCGCGGACTGGGCAGTTCGCGCGGGACGGACGAAGATACACGGGAAGGTGTTGCCTGGTCGGTGTTTACGGCCCGCATCGCCACTTCGTTCGAGGGTTTGGAAAAAATGATGGGCGCGGGAGAAAAAGCGAAGCTCGGTGCGCTGGAGATACGAACGCCGGCAGGTTTTTCCGGGAAATGCGCACTCATTGCGGAAGGGGATGTGCCGGCCGTAGCATCCGCTGCCTGGGGCGCGGGGTCGTCCGGCAATGCGCTGGATGGCGGGATGGCGGTTTTACGCGTGGAAATGTCGGGGAACCTCCGGCCGGAGGAGCCTTTGAGCGTTTTGCTGACGCCGCCCCTGGCGGAAGTCCGGCAATTGCCGCCGCATGCTGTAGTCCCGTTCGTGGCGGAAGCGGATGCATACCGGCCCGTGGGGTTCCAGGGGAGTTCCGGTTCCGTGGCGATCACGGAAATTCCGGAGACCGATCTCCGTTTCAGGCGCATCTTCCTCCCCGGAAAATATGCCGGCCTCCGGATCTATTCCCGCGAAAACGGCTCCTGGCAACAGCGTCCCGGTTTCGATCCCGGTATTCCCGGCGCCCTGCTGCTCGACGGTGTTACCGGAAACTCGGAGTTGATGTGGCAGGCATTTTCCGCGCGGCCCAATGCGCCTGCGCAACTGCTCCGCTTCGATTATTCGCCGGCAGACGACCTGTCTGTCGTCTCGGAAAGCCTGCACGCCGCCATCGCGGGCCTTGGCGCGGGGAACGTGGCGGTCATCACCAACGGCATCGGCCGGCAACTGGCGCAAATGGCGGAAATCCCGCAATCGGGCGCGATGGTTTTTACGGGAGACGAGCGCGAAGGCCGGACATCGGGCGATTTGCTGCGCATGATGGCTTTCTCGGTACGGGAAACCGGTGTCGTGAAAACAGCCATCCCGGCATTGGCGGCCACGCTGCAGCTACACACGGAACATACGCCGGATACGGTAGTTAATGGATTATATCCCGGTTATCTCCAGGACGAAAAAATCATCACATCGATCTTACATCAAATCATTCCACATTAA